Below is a window of Falco peregrinus isolate bFalPer1 chromosome 3, bFalPer1.pri, whole genome shotgun sequence DNA.
TGTCCTAAGTACATCTGCATCATATACAGAAGCAGCCTCTCCATGACAGAGCAGTCACCATTCCTGAGACCACCATTTTCCCTGAGCTCATTGTCCTTCTAGGCTGCAAAGGTCTTGCGTGGTGCCCAAGACCTCCCCTGATTCTCCAAAGGAAAGCGCATTGCTTCATTTCCTCGGCAACATCATCCTCTGAAATGCAGGATGGACTTGAAAGGGTAAAGCCGAGGGGAGGAGAACAGCCTTTGTGGTTAAGGCTGTAGATGGTGACTTCAGAGAAATGGgctcctttcctgtttttttacCACAAATTGTGTGTGGTGGGGAGGAAGGCGCTCGTACATACTGAGCTTTTGGTGCCTGGTGTGCTAACCAAAGGGCCTCTCCCTGCCTTCACCCTTTGTGCCCTTCCCACTTAACTGGAAAGCATCCGGGATGAGAAACTTTCTTCCGTATTGTATACCTACCCCAGGCAAACGAGGTccccagtggggctggggtctgcCATGATGCTAACGATAATTTGTATACATTTAAAAGCTGGACAGCTCTTCTGTGCTCCCTCGCTGCTAACGTCCCCGTAACCAGTGACAGTTGTCATAAGTTACATCAGTTGGCCTCATTTTTCTGGATGCATCCCCTGCTTTCAGGAACAGACCCAAAGTTTGTCATCATTGGCAAGCCAAGGTGGCCCGTAGCCACCAGGTGTCCTCCTTCGCCACGGTTTGGAGGAGAACTGGGCCAGCCCACTGAAACCCAACATTTTGAAAGTACATACcttcagtgctctgcagctgaTGCTCTCCGTCTGTGGGGTACGAGTTTGTGGGTTCGCATTAGACCCTGTCGCTCCCGTAGACGGGGCCAGGCCAAGGGCCACGCTCAGGGCTGCCTTTGCCACCGCCGCGCTGCTCAGGGGGCAGGTGACCCAGCCCCTCACTCGGGGCCAGAATTACAAACAGCATTTCACTTcgaatttaaaacaaactatGGAAGTCTGATTCTTTTTCCCAATGAGggaaaagctttgttttgaaagcagcCAGCCTAACATGTCACAGCCTGAAGATGCCGTTTTTGCAAAGTGGTGAGGCTATAACTTTTCAAGCATTTCAATGCTTGTAGTTGTTTACGAAGGCAGTTCATAAGATTTAATTCTGCCTCAATCCAGGCAAGGATTTCTGGgatttgcttctttttgcacaaaaaacccacaacaacaacCCAGCTTCTTATTGAAGTGCaattctgtaattaaaaacagacgggggaaaaaacacaaaacaacccaaaccagcAATCCTCCCACAGAGGCGaacatgcttatttttctgtcctgatTGTCAGAGTACAGTCCTGGGTTATAGGCAGGCTCAAGTCTCTGTTTAGCCTAATGGATAGATTCTGTCTTTTGGAATTTCTCTGAGCCAGGGGCAGCATGAGGTGCTGAGCCTTGGTTTCTAATGATCCAGAtccagtgctgcagggaggcGAGTCTCCCCCCCTCCAACACACCTTTTCCTCTTTAGAATatccattattattttatctttttaaatatcCTTTAGCCTTTaccttcagaaaaatgaaaatgtgctTCAAAAGACTCTGATTAGCTCCAAGCAGATGTTTTTGCAGCCGCAATGGACATAGCGTGTTCTCTCAGGGGTGCAAGTCTCgtggggaaagggagaaggtgGGGTGCGTGGGGTGCAAGGTCTCTGGCAATGGGATATGCAAGTTTAATTTGCCACTTGAGGGCACTgtagaagtgaaaaataaggaGTGGGCTCTGAGAACTGGGATAAAAGTAGCATTTTGTGGAGGAAAGAACGGAAAAATTAGGGAAGAGGGTGGAAAACAGActcagcacatgctgatggAATGAGAGGATAAAGAGGAGCAGAGACAACCTAGGAGAGCAGACACAGGTCTCCCTGTGTGAACTGAAATGCAGTGACAACCACCAGGTTAACAACCATGAACACTGAAACGTTTGAGGTCCATGGGGCACTTCGTTATTTTCATGTGACAATTTGCACATCCAGGGCAGATAAATCTACTTCCTGGGAtataaataagtattttttcctgcttgctaATCTACAAATCATTCAGTTAAATGAGTTGACCAGCAATGACTATTCCCTCCTGTTCCTCTGGGTGGAGAAGGCTTGCTCAGTGTgaaatttatttcatgtttttccagCAAGCTTAGTGGCAGGCAATTTTCTGGGCTCCTTCCACAGTCCATGGAGAGAACATGAGATTTTAAAGGTATGCTTAATCATAAAGAAACGAGCTGTTAGCTCCAGCTTCACACATTTATAGGAATAACGGTGTTAACTGCAGGGATTTGAACAAATAAAACCCGTATGTATTAGATATTTGCAAGCAAACTGTTCCTCTCACAGCTGCATGGTAGGTCTCTTGACTGATACCAGTGTAGTACCTCCAGCCATAGAACAGGTGTCCGTTCCTGTGTAATGCATAAACTGGGACTGGTAATAGGAAAAATTGGAGCAGAATTTTCCCTCAGGTCACACTGAATTTTGTGCCTGCGCTAGACAGCTCACATCACAAAATTTAGCATGGTAGATGTAACTAGACTGGCTTTTTGAAACAAGAGTTAATACAGAAAGCTTTAGTACAAAGAATCATTTTATTATTGcttaaaaacaattaagaagaaaaatggattcCAATGTAGTAAGCTGTCAGGGGAGAGAAAGACAACGTTATTTCATGAAGTTCAGATTTGCCATAAGATATAAATACCAGGACTAGAAACAGTAACTAAATTTCTTCCTGTCCATCTCCCCACACAcctaaaaattaataaaaatagagTCAAGGCAAATCATAGCTTggactagaaagaaaaaaatagtgacactctgtattttcctgaagtttttgTTGTACTGCTCCTGGAATTAtaccagaaaacagaaatggtgAAGCCATGATCAATTGTAAAAATTTACTCATGGTGAGGTTTTCAGTCTAGTGTCAGGTACCAGCTGGGAGGCTGACAGCTGGTCTCCTTACACAGCCAGTGAAGGCCAAGGAAGACATGTTTGCAATATGTCATTGACTGCTGCATTAGACAAATTCAAAGCAGATTAAATGCAAGAAGCATGTTGCTTTAATGACGTCCTAGACATGAAGCCGTCCTGGAAGTAGCTACAGACATCTCTCCTGGGCATATGTGCTGTAGGGGGTAACACTGGCTGCCATCAGCATCACTTATCAGAGGTGGCACCTGGCCTACCAGTTGCTAACACCAAAAGCTGTTcaattaaatgcagaaataaatttttaaaagctttctaatCAGCTTATTTTTGGGACGGTCCTTGACTGGTACTAGCGAAGGAAAGGTAAATTTGTTCAGAGAGTATGGGGATGAACAAGTCAACCAGCATATTTTGTGCTTGTTCCATCAACATGTCATGCTGGGTACATATTACTGTATGGACCCATACACTGAATATCAAGCGATGTTTCCCGAAACGCTCAGATGGGAATCCTCGGAGACATGAAAATGAGTTGCTGACATATGAATAATTCAATTTTGCTCAATCTGAATAATTTAACTTTGCTTGTTTGGGAAAATAAGAGTCCTAAACCAGAAATGTATCATTGGAGTTTACTTATACAAATGTCACAGGTTTGATACACcactgttttaattaaattggTGCCACGGCCTTGTGCAGAAACAGGCTGAAATTGGCCCAATGACTACACTAGTAACTGTCCAtattaaagtaaaacaaatctAAATGAATATAACAAAACTGATAACCAGATGGAAAGCTGGATCAACTGAGTTGAGGTAAAAATAGCCACTGAATTGCTATTATGTATATAGTCTAAAAGACAGTGGAGAACTGTCTCAGATCTTTGGCTCCTTTTGTCCAGAGGAAATATTTATGTTCCTTTCCAAAAActatttttcctgctgaaatgtTACAGTATTGTAAGAAGACATTGAGATTGCAATAATTCTGGTGTTAAATAAAGGTAGCTGACAAGGATTTGAACACTGTAGCACTTCTCTTCTGTGAAGGTTGTAGTGCTCATAATGATGCAACTGTCCTCTCTACAAAATGGATTGAAGACGTGGAGATCACACAGAGCACCACTAGGGAAGGTGATAGGGGGCATTTTGGCACTGGGTGTACTGAAGCGGAGACTGTACTTTAAAGTGCCAGAGATATGTCCATAGAGAAAAGCACTTACTTGAGTTGGAATTGAACTCATACGCCATAGTGCACTTAGTGCCCTTCTCAAAGGAAGCGATGGACAATCCACAAGAAGTGTCTCAGCAGGAAGCTGATTTATGCCTCttcaaaaatatcagaaattaaattcctgCCTTTGGAGGGGAGAAAACAACAAACTGAAGAGTAATGGATGATCTTAATGCACAAGGGGTTGTGGGTTCATATCCCAGACGAGCTCTTCAATTTGCCTGCAAAGCGGAAGCTGCTTGCTGAACTGCTTCTCCCTGGTGCTTGTGCTTTGCGTGTATGAGCcgataaaaggaaaacataggGCATTATGTGAAAATCTAGGTAACATaaagggaaagcagagggaTAAAGGAGAAGCAATGCAACAATGAAAAGCTGGTGCGTGAGTATGAATGACTTTGGGTGTGAAAGGGTGTGTACCCCTCAGGAATTCCCAACCTGGAGGTTGCCAGCTCCTCCAGAGAAAGGGGACGTTAGGCCAAAAATGCTGAgatttgtttttgtgggtttttttttctcatgagaGAGTTGTTTCCTACCACATGGTCATAGAATGGTTGTGGCATAAGTACTGCCCTGGTATCTCTAACGCAGAGAGACACACACCAGGCTAAGTTTGGTCCCACAGGCTAGGCAGCTGAACGTCTGCACAATTGTACTTATGACCTATTTGACACACAATCCTGTCACATACATGTTTTAACATACACGAAACTGCCACCCTCAGGCTCTAGATTCTTTGGGGATATTGCCATACAATATCTAGCATAAGCAGGGTCACAGGCTGCTTTTGTGAGGCTGAAATGCAAGACCCAACTAAATACTTTGTTAGTACTTCAGACCCAAACCTGAAGTCCAAATCACCTAATTATTCTTGCCCACTACCACTATGTTTCAGCTCACACCACATCCAAACTTAACTTTCTTTACCTCATCCTATCTCCCAGGCTAACTTACTCTGAAATAAACCTCCCTTCTAATAAGTGTCTCACAAATTATTCATCCTTTCCTGCACACCTGCTAGGGCAGTGATCAGGATGAGGTACACTAAGAACATCACAAAATAAGGTCTTTTGATTTTAGGAGTCGGCAGACCCTTGTTCTTCCCATTGCATTTAGCTGTTAAAAGTCGGTAGttcaagaaaaacaactttgggaaaaaatattttgaatcaCATAAAGTTTATTTACTTAGTAAAGTTATATTACAATATATACAGTTTCTATTTACATATACACCTTTCTAAGAAATGAAGCACCATATGATACAGTTAGTATTTTAGAGGAatttacagaaattttatttttgcatccaAATAGTTATATCTACAGACACACATCAGTTAGAACCAAGTTCTCCTAAGACACTGACTTTAGTGGGTTTTGGATTAGACTGCTAGTGAAGTTACCGAAGAGAAATCTAATTACTGTCAGCTATCAATCTGCTATGCTTCAGGAAAAGAGATCTTAGTTGTATCACTGCAGTGGCTATGGGCAAACTTAATCCTCAGAAAGCCGGAGGTATAGACAGAAGGTATTTTATAAGACACAGGAGTGCAACACTTTCATCAGTAAGATTTTTACTGTCATCAGAAACAGAGTTTCATTAGAATGGAGAAAACCCCCACTGTTTAAGTGTTTATACGCAATACGCAAAGTGAAGTTAAGAACCTGGAAGCTTATGTGATACAGTATTATGCATTCCCCAAGGAATCTAATTACTCTTAAAGAGACCAGACTTACAGCTACTGAAACACGTGGCATGATCCCCTTAACTCAAGGAGGAAGTCTAGCTGTTCACTTTGTAATCTGTATGCcatcatcaagaaaaaaagaaggctcTGTCCAAGGTACAAAGTTTCCTTCAAGTGAATAGAAGACGTTTGTaggggaaaaatgtaaaatgaggTATTTAATaaactacaggaaaaaagaaagcgCCTAGACTGTATCGAAAAACATCTTAGATATTTTACATGTGCTACTGTTACATTCATTGTGGGTCAAGTTTTATATAAACTATTTATACCTTTTGCACTACCTAATTtatgcttttcatatttttgcttCACTAGATGTCGGATCTAACGGCTGGAAGAAAGCATTGTTACTCTGAGGACAGTTGTTATGACAGACACAGGTGTTGATCAACATCACTGGCTTTTTTAGGACTTTGCCCTGAAGACAGCGGAACTCAACTTGAATTGTTTTGGTGTTGTGTGGGGTACAGCATCGCCCGTCATTGCAGAGGCCACAGTAACGAGGTTTGTATGCCTGCACACTAGTGCAGTTACTGTATTCAAAGCGAACGGCTTTCAAAGACTTCTTTGTTCGGatacatttctttcctttctaaaagAAATACGAGGACACATTAGATGTATCATTGCATAAGACAGATATCAGTTAAAAAGTGACATGCAAGGATACAGGTCTACTCTGAAAACTGGAATTTGTCTTTGCTCATTCAACAGTGTTAAGACTCTACATCTACTTCAGTAGCTACTTACAGGTAACTCCTACAAGATCTGTCCTTTCACACCAGTGTGTTATTGGGCCAGTAATAAATGATAAATAATTAAAGCCCACTCTTATCATCTGAGCCAAGCCAAACCAACATTCATTATCAAACTATACTCCGCTGGAAAACTCAGGCTAGTGTAGTTCCATCAGAGAACCAGGAAGCCAAATGAGCAAGTTACAGGACTAGATTCAGGGGAAAACAAGAGAGCTAAAACGAACCTCAAAATAGCCCATTCTTGTGACCCAAGGCAGGATGAGCTTTATCCATGTTATTCTTAACAGATGGTTGTCTAACTTGTCCCTGGAAGTCTTCAGTGACAAGAGACTCCATGTCTGCCCCAGACAATCCTAACAATTCACTGTTCTTACTGCTTGGAAGGTTTTCACTCATGTCTTAATTTTTATGCATTCTAAACTCACCCTTTCTTGTATCTCCCACAGACCGAACAGGCTGCAATATCTGAACACAGTTATGAGAACATATCTCCGTTCTCTTGCATTCAGAAAAAGTTCAGTTCAATCTATTCTCCCCTAGCTGAACATGTTGAACATGTCTTCTAGACCTCTGATCATTCTTGTTAGTTTCCCCAACTGTTCCCAAATGTTTTATatccttttcaaaacacaatAGTTAAAACCCCACAGTATATTCAGCAAAGGCTTTAGCAATGCTTTCCGACGCTCAGAACATTACATGAAGTGATAGTCCTCTCACCTAGCTACATGTTATTCTCCCTGACAGTAACACTTGCATGATgtgtaaaagcagcaaaaaagtcAGCTCCCCAAGATACACATTTATTGCCATGAAGTGTCAGTGTCGgatttgcttttggaaaaagcATCATAAATGTAAACATAAAATAAGGTTTAATTTACCCAAGAAGATTTTGCAGGATTTCACACATTCCTCTGCAGTTCCAGATGCCCAACAGACTAGAAGTCTGACATATCCATGCATGACTGGAGCAACTCTGAAGTATACATGCAGCTAGTACAATTGCATTTGTGGGAGAAGTTAGCCTGCATGAGCTGCCAAGATAGTCTGCACGTGCAATACATCTGGTCTCTTTGGGACGACTCAGATTATCATAGAAtagttggggttggaagggacctttaaaggtcatctggtccaaccacCCTGTGATGTGATTACAACTAGATCACGTTGCTCAGAaccccgtccaacctgaccttgcatggggcatctaccaccattctgggcaacctgttcgagtgtttcaccaccctcattgaaaaaaaataatcttccttgTATgtagtctgaatctaccctctttattttaaaatgattacCCCTTTTCCTTGCCCTTTTGTAGGGCAACaggtctgtccccatctttcttataagcctccTTTAGGTACTGAAAACCTGCAATAAGATCTCCCTGGAGCCTtatcttctccaggctgaagaaccccaagtctcccagcctgtcttcacaggagaggtgctccagccctctggtcatcttcACAACCCTCCTCTGaacccgctccaacaggtccacgtCCTTCTTACATTGGAGGCCctggagctggatgcagtacttcAGGTGGGGTCTCGCTAGAGCAGAGGGGTAGAAtcatctcccttgacctgctggaggggCAGCACATGCCAAGTCTAACGCTTACAAAAAATGCTGGGCTTGCTGCACATATGCTAAAAGGTGCATTTATGTACATTTGCATCTGGAGCATTCTAGACCATAATATTGCAACCTTGGAATTACAGCTAAAGAGACTCTGCTCTCTTGCCATTCTTTGCAGCATACCTTATCAGATGCCTCTTCATTTTCACAGGGTCTTATCATGCAGAGCCGTGTCTGCTTCACCATCTCACACTGTTCATTTCTGTTGGTAACACGGGTGGAAAAACCCATTCCACAGCTTTTGGAACAAGCACTCCATTCTGTTGTCTGCTCAATACAATTGGCACTTGAATCCAACACATCGATCCCAAGTGTGGCCTCTTGCCTGTAGGCTGGAgacaaaaccccacagaactTTATTACAAGAAAACCTCATGCAAAAAGCCAGTATCTAAATAAAAGCTCTGCCATATCTGGGAAGGAACACATAAGACAAGAGAAGGTCCAAAATACATGCTTTTGACAGGATTtaggaattttaaaagttgcCTTTTTATGAGCTCCCTACATCTAAAACCAGAAAGGTGCCTATCAGTGTAATCAGCAAAGCATTTAGATTTGGTTCACTCAAGTCCACAGCTGGAAGAATTATTGCCAATTTTTCAGCCAGTTTAGAACTCGGAACGACTCTTTATTCTCCACTCTTTACAATGGAAATACATCACAAATCTGTTTTAAAGATATGTCATGGAAGTATTTGTATTAGATATGACTTGAGAGAGGCTGAATGTTTTATCTAAACTAATAAACAGCATGGAAGTAAAGGCCTTTACCCCGAGAGTCATAAAGTCACCCAATCTTGTCAATTATTGACAGATTAAAGCCAGTGtgatggtggggagggaggaagtaAACGATTTCCAGGAGTTATCACAGCTACTCAAAGCTATAGGCAACTCTGATCGTTGTCCTGCCCCCATGACAGTGTTAAGCTGTATTATGCAAATATTGTAAAGTGTAGCGTTTGGTTTCACCGTTATCACAGGAGTAAACAGAATGAGGCAACACGACTGAGCTGTCAATCACAGCTCTTGCTGTTAACCTCCTTTACAACAGCATTTCTGCCTTTTACATGGTAAAGCTCCAAAAAGGTGGCCTCCAAAGAAGGATGGCCATTGCTAGAAAGAATGCAAATAATCCATCTGTAGGCATTTTACGGATTAGCCCGTCAATGCCAGACaaatcaaagaaaaggaaaagacagtaGAAAGGTGGCAAGCTTTTTGTTTAGACTTTATGTGCCTTAGAACTGACACTTCATAGCACTCTGAAAAGCTGTTAGGGCTTTTCTTCCTGGATCCTTCCTTACTTGTTTTTCAAATGGATTAGCTGAGTTTCAGCATAACTAACTGCTTAAGACCACAAAGAGCAGTGACTGGAAGAGAATGCAGTGTCCTCAACTCTCTGTAAAAGTAGCTTATGAAAATTCATGTTGAACTACTAGACTAATTTAAAGGGGATGGAGACATAATTCCCTAAGAAACAGGGGGAAAATATTACGTATTTTGTTTCAATCACAAAAGCACTTTATGAGTTCTGCTTTTGGAAtgggatgtatttttttcagatccaCGCACTGTGTTTATAACCACTCTTCTCCAAGTACTTTGTAATGCTTTTAATGCCAATAATAATGATGAGAGCTCGAGTACAGACAGGCAGGAATTTGTTGGCATTTTAGCTACCATACCGACCACTTTGTAATAGCAGGGGAATttaggggggggaaaaaaagtctcttgTAGACTAAGCTGTTAGATAGTATTTATGATGTAACGTGTTCTTGCAGAGCAACTAGCAGGACTGCAGCTTtgattttggtggtggtggggaaacGTTTGGAGGCTTGCCCCTGGTTTACCCCACTCACAGAACTACCCTGTACCAGATAAAGAGCAAGTTCAGATTTGGGAACCATCTCAAGTTAACTGCCTTTGAATTCATCCTTTgaatatcttttcttttaccTGTTGAGTTCTGCCTTTACTCACAACCACTGGTATACTTACTAGTGACtctaaatgaggaaaaaaatgaccaaACAAACAAGCGTGTCTTAAATTTGGCAACCTCATGGGTATTTCCAGTATGGTATCACCTCCTCCTCACACTGACTGTGCTAATTAGTTTTAGTTTCCTCACCAGCCATAGCAAAACCTCCCAAAATCACTTCATCTGTCGGGTCGCAGATCCACTTCTCACAGCACTCTCCAGGGACTTCAATTTTCCTGGGGAAAGGGCAGTCGGGGCCGGGGAGCAGCAGGTCCAGGTTGCAGCGGGGCAGGCAGCCGATCTGTCCGTCTCGGCAGGTGCACTGGTActtgcagctgggctggaacGTCTCCCCGTTGCGATAAATCATCCCGTCGAACACGCAGTTGTCTCCCTCCAGCACTAGCGGGAAAAGCGGAGGCGATTTCCCTGAGGCAGAGGGCACCCGGCGCCCGCTCCCGACGCGCCGCGGCAGGCGGCCCTGCCGGCCCTGGGCGGCCGCTCCCCGCACCCCGCACCCCGCccgcggcagccccggcccgcAGCCCTGGGGCCCCGACGCGTCCCCTGAGGGAAGGGGGCGCGCAGCCGGGCAGCGGCACCCCGGGGCACCGCGGCGGGCCCCCAGAGtctccccgccgccccggggagGGCGCCGGCCTCGCAGccccggcggccgcggcccccgcccccccgccgccagcctACCCATGCAGAtgccggcggccccgccgccgtcCTCGGGGCCGCGGTCGCAGTAGAGGCCGCTGCTCTCGTCGCAGGGCAGCAGCGGGGAGCAGCTCTCGCCGCGCTGCCGGGCGCAcaccaggcagcaggagcagccgtCCAGCACGGCGGGCACCCCCGGAGCGCAGCGCGGCGGCTCGGCCGGGCAGCGCCCGCCGCAGGGCCGGGGACACGCCGGCTCGCGGCCGCTCACCTGCGGGGACAAAACGGCCCGGAGGGCCGGGTCACGGGAgggccggcccggccgccggctCCCCCTacccgccggccccgccgggcgccCCGCACTTGCCTCGCTCagccggaggaggaggaggaggagcagggctggcaggccctgcccgccgcccgtCGCCATGGtcccggccgccgcctccccgccgcaCCGCTCGGCTCTGCCGGCAGAGCCATTGCAGCCGCTTATATAGAGGCCGTCGGGGACCCCCCCTCCACCGCCGCCCCCCCGTCCCGCGGCGGGCAGAGCGGGCCGGAGGCGGGGAGCtggagccgggccgggcgctgcgCGCCCCCTGCTCCTCCCGCCACCTGCTCCGGCGGCGCCGAGCCGCTGCTccagccccgccgggcccgcACGGCCCGCCCAGCCCGCTCCGGGCGGGAGCCCGCACCCGGGGGCGTTCCCTGGTGAGGGGGCCGGAGCCCCGCGGGCCCCGGGCCAGGGCTGCCAACTTCAACCCGCCACTGCGCCCCCCATAACCAGCCCTGTTCGCGTCTCCCACGTGAGCTGTGCTGCCGGTAGTAGATTGTAGGGAAGCCTCTGCTGTTGGGGGGCTACGCCGTGGTCTCTGTCACAACCGATATGGCTGGGCAGCGCTCGGTGGCTGCGACCTGCTCCCAGAGCACAAGCTCCTCTCAGGGCTACACGGCTTCTGGCCCTGGTGTGAGGCCTCGAGCTTTGTGGGCACTACAGAGACGGCAAATGGACC
It encodes the following:
- the CCN3 gene encoding CCN family member 3, whose amino-acid sequence is MATGGGQGLPALLLLLLLRLSEVSGREPACPRPCGGRCPAEPPRCAPGVPAVLDGCSCCLVCARQRGESCSPLLPCDESSGLYCDRGPEDGGGAAGICMVLEGDNCVFDGMIYRNGETFQPSCKYQCTCRDGQIGCLPRCNLDLLLPGPDCPFPRKIEVPGECCEKWICDPTDEVILGGFAMAAYRQEATLGIDVLDSSANCIEQTTEWSACSKSCGMGFSTRVTNRNEQCEMVKQTRLCMIRPCENEEASDKKGKKCIRTKKSLKAVRFEYSNCTSVQAYKPRYCGLCNDGRCCTPHNTKTIQVEFRCLQGKVLKKPVMLINTCVCHNNCPQSNNAFFQPLDPTSSEAKI